Proteins encoded together in one Camelina sativa cultivar DH55 chromosome 9, Cs, whole genome shotgun sequence window:
- the LOC104711615 gene encoding BES1/BZR1 homolog protein 1, protein MTASGGGEGGGSTAATGRMPTWKERENNKRRERRRRAIAAKIFTGLRSQGNYKLPKHCDNNEVLKALCLEAGWIVHEDGTTYRKGSRPMETTPPCSSIQLSPQSSAFQSPIPSYQASPSSSSYPSPTRFDHIPNRFDPNQSSTYLIPYLQNLASSGNLVPLRISNSAPVTPPLSSPRGSTPRLPRWQSSNFPVSAPSSPTRRLHHYTSIPECDESDVSTVDSCRWGNFQPVNVSQTCPPSPTFNLVGDVSVKPWEGEKIHDVGIDDLELTLGNNTKGRG, encoded by the exons atgacgGCATCAGGAGGAGGAGAAGGCGGAGGATCGACGGCGGCGACGGGGAGGATGCCGACgtggaaagaaagagagaacaacaagagaagagagagaagaagaagagccatAGCAGCTAAGATATTCACTGGACTTAGATCTCAGGGCAATTACAAACTCCCTAAACACTGTGACAACAATGAAGTCCTCAAAGCTCTTTGTCTCGAAGCTGGTTGGATCGTCCACGAGGACGGCACCACTTATCGAAAG GGTTCTCGACCAATGGAAACAACACCGCCGTGTTCCTCAATCCAACTCAGTCCACAATCATCGGCCTTTCAAAGCCCAATTCCGTCGTATCAAGCTAGCCCATCCTCGTCGTCTTACCCAAGTCCGACCCGGTTTGATCACATTCCAAACCGTTTCGACCCGAATCAATCCTCGACTTATCTCATTCCTTATCTCCAAAACCTAGCTTCGTCCGGAAACCTCGTTCCTCTACGAATTTCCAATAGTGCCCCTGTCACACCACCGCTCTCTTCTCCTAGAGGATCAACTCCGAGACTTCCGAGATGGCAAAGCAGTAATTTCCCAGTCTCAGCTCCGTCAAGCCCAACACGGCGTCTCCACCACTACACATCGATTCCAGAATGCGACGAATCTGATGTCTCCACGGTTGATTCATGTCGATGGGGAAACTTCCAACCGGTTAACGTTTCTCAGACATGTCCTCCGTCGCCTACATTTAACCTCGTCGGAGATGTGTCAGTTAAGCCATGGGAAGGTGAGAAGATTCACGATGTTGGTATCGATGACTTGGAGCTGACGTTAGGCAACAACACCAAAGGACGCGGCTAA